The sequence GTTGAGCTTGTCCAGCTCCAGGTCCGCCGTCACCGTCACCGCGTCGAACTGGATTTCCTGCTTGGGGGGCGTCCCCTGGCCGTCGGCCCGCGCGGCCGAGCCCGTCGTCCGGCACCCGGACACCACGAGCCCCAGCGCCGCGAGCCACCACCACCGACGACTGACCGACATGTGCGCCCGCTCTCTCCCAATCACGAAGTGCGTCCTCCTGCTCCTGGACCGGCAGGCCCGGTCTTCCTCCCGGACATCGCGGAGGCCCCGGGAGTTCCCACCCCCACGGGTGGGCGCGCCCAGCTTAATGCGCCCCCGCCGCCCGCGCCTCCCCGGCCGCCTGCCCCCCGGACGGGAGGGGCGACGTGGCCGGGCAGGGGGCCCGTAGGGGCTGCGTCGTCAGGGAAGCGACTCGTCGCCCAGCAGGTAGCGACCGGTGCGCCAGAGGGCGGTGATGTCGTGCACGTCCAGCTCGAAGCGGGGCACCTGGATGATGGGGACGCCCGGGCAGGCGGTCTGGAGCTGGGTGATGCCGGCCGAGTCCTGCTCGGCGAGCACCTGGAGCTCGCGCAGCGTCTCCTCCACCTTGGCGCGGCGGGTGGGCGTCAGCGTGGCCGCATCCGTCCACAGCGCCTCGGGCGGCATGGGGTGTACGCGGTTCACCACCAGCGCCACCACCTCCATCCGGTGCTGCTTGAGCAGCGTGTGGAAGTGGATGGCCTCGTCCATGCGCTCGGGGTGGGGGCTCGTCACCAGCACGAAGCCGGTGCTCGGGTCCTCCAGCAGCTGCCTCACGCCGCGCGCGCGCTCGCGGAAGCCCTCGTTCATGGAGGAGATGGAGAGCATGAAGTTGGACAGCTCCTGCAGCATCTCCGTGCCGGTGAACCGGGCCAGCGCGCGCATGACGTAGCCGCTGCGGTTGAACAGCGACAGGCCCAGCTTGCCCGCCTTCAGCGCGGGCGCGAGGAGCCACTTCGCCGCCTCGTTGTCCAGGAAGTCCAGCACGCGGTTGGGCGCGTCCAGGAAGTCCAGCGCGTGCGCGGTGGGAGGCGTGTCCAGGACGATGAGCTCGTGGGAGTTGCGGCGGCGCAATTCCCACAGCTTCTCCATGGAGATGTACTCCTGGCTGCCCGCCAGGGCCGTGGAGAGCGACTGGTAGAAGCGGTTGGAGAGGATGCGCTCGCGCTGGTCCGGCGGGGCGACGCGGGTAATCAGGTCGTCCCACGTCTGCTTCATGTCCAGCATCATCGCGAAGAGCGGTGCGCGGGCGTGGACGCCGAGCGGCTCCAGCGCGGTGGCGGGAACCTGCGTCTCCGCGTTGCCCAGCCCGGTGAGGCCCAGCGAGTTGGCCAGCCGCTTCGCCGGGTCGATGGTGCACACCAGGCTCTTGCGCCCGTCCACCGCGGCGCGCAGGGCCAGCGCGGCCGCCGCCGTCGTCTTGCCCACGCCTCCCGAGCCCACGCAGATGAGGACGCGCTTGTCCGCGAGCGCGGACGCCAGGGCCGTCGTGCTCACATCTCCCCCGTCACCAGCGGTTCGAGGTGCCCCATGACCTGTTCAATCGCGTCCCTTCCGAATTCGGGCGTGAAGAGCCGCGGCACCGTGAAGAGCGGCGCGTGCAGGTTGCGCTCCAGCTTCGTCCCAGCGAGCACCGCCTGCGCCGCGCGGTCATGGTGCGCCTTGGCCACCGCGTGCAACTCCGGATGGCCGAGCAGCGCCTCCAGGTCCGCTTCCGTGAAGCGCTCCGGGAAGGCCTGGTTGAGCACCGCCGCGTGCGTGCGGATGTTCACCTTGTCACGTAGCGCCGCGTGCAGCTCCAGCGCCTCGTTCACCGGCATCTCCTCCGGCAGCGCCACCAGCACCGCCGCCGTCACCGCCGGGTCCACGAGCAAGTCCCGCATCTTCTGCGCCTCGCGGGACATGGGGCCCGGGGGCACCGTCTGCACCAGCACCTGCGGCACGCTGAGGAAGGAGATGGCGTGTCCGGTGGCCGGCGCGTCCATGACGATGGTGTCGAAGCAGGGACGTCCATCCGGCCCCGTCTCCTGCAGGTGGTACATGATCTTCCCCAGCAGCACGAGCTCCTGCAGGGAAGGGATGAAGCGCAGGAAGTAGCGCACCAGCCGGTTCTCGAAGACGGTTTTGTAGAGCGTCTCGAAGCGCAGCACCATGAGGCCGTACTCGCGCATGGCCTCCTGGGGGCGCACGTCCACCGCCCAGAGGTTGTCCTCCAGCAACGTCACTTCGGGGCCGGCGGCAGGGCGCTCGAGGAAGCGGCTGACGCGCTCCTGCGTGTTCACCTCGCAGACCAGCGTCTTGCGCCCCGCACGCGCCGAGGCGAGGGCCAGGGCCGCGGCGACGGTGCTCTTGCCGACGCCGCCCTTGCCCGAAACAATCCACAGCCGCTTGTCGAGAAGTCCGGCCATAAAAGAGAGCGGCGAACCGTAGGAATCGTGTCTCCAGGAGTCAACGCGTTTGGCCGCTTCTTGTTGCGCTGCTTGACACGTCGCGTTGGCCCCTCACAGAGTGCGGCGTCTTTTTCCTGACTTCTTGAAGGCCCTGCGGGCTTCGCGCGCGAGGACGCGCTTTCCATGCTCAAGAACAACCCGGTGATGAAGAAGCTCGTCGAGACGGGCGAGGAGCGGATTGGCAAGCTGGCGCAGCAGCTGCTCTCCAACGAGAAGTTCGTGGCGACGGTGCAGACGCTGGTGTCGCGCTCGCTGGCGGCGAAGGGCACCCTGGACAGCGCGCTGCGCACGGCGCTGTCGGCCATGAACCTGCCGTCCACGGCGGACCTGGAGCAGCTGCGCTCGAAGGTGGATGACCTGGAGCGGCTGCTGGCCTCGGTGGAGGGCAAGGTGGACACGCTGGTGGCGGCGAAGACGGGCGCGAAGAAGGAAGCGAAGTAGTCCGTCACCGGACTCCGAGCTCCGAGCCTGGGCCATGAGGCGCATCGCCTTCATCAACGAGAAGGGTGGCACCGGCAAGACGACGCTGGCGGTGAACACCGCCGCGTGGCTCGCGCGGGAGAAGGGCCTGCGCGTGCTGCTGGTGGACCTGGACACGCAGGGCCACGCGGGGAAGGTGCTGGGCGTGGACGTGCGCACGCTGCCGCGCAACGTCTTCCACCTGCTGACGGACGAAGCGGTGCGCTTCGAGGATGTGGTGCGGCGCTCGGCGGTGGACGGCCTGGACGTGCTGCCCGCGTACAAGGAGATGGCGGACTTCCCACTGATGGTGGCCCCGGACGCGCGCCGCGCGCACCGGCTGGCGGACCGGCTCCAGGCGGCGCAAGGGGCGGGCTATGACGCCATCGTCTTCGACGCGCCGCCGTCCATGGGGCTCACCACGCGCAACATCCTCGTGGCTGCCACGGAGGTGGTGGTGCCGGTGGCGCTGACGTACCTGGCGCTGGACGGCTGCGCGGAGCTGGCGGACACGGTGCGGCAGGTGGGCGAGGCCGAAGGCCGGCCCGCGCTGCGCGTCACCAAGGTGGTGCCCACGCTCTACCGGAAGACGGCGCTGGCCGAGGCGATTCTGGAGCGGCTGAAGACCTACTTCCCGGACGCGCTCGCGGCCACGCCGCTGGGCTTCGACGTCAAGGTGGACGAGGCCCAGAGCCACGGGAAGACCATCTGGGAATACGCGCCGGGGAGCCGGGGGGCCCGCATGCTGGCGGCCATCGCGGCCGAGCTCCACGGCGGACCCGCCCCCAGGAAGAAGAAAGGGCGGGCGCCGAAGCTGGCGTGAGGCACGGGGCGTGCCCCGCGACGCCTACGGCTGCTGCTTCTTCTGCTGCTCCACCTGCTCGAGCTTCTTCTCCAGCTCCTCCAGGCGCTGGGTGAGCGACGCCATGTCGCGGCCCAGGGCGGGGAGGTTGCCGGTGAGGTTCTCGACGACGTGCTTCACGCGCTCGTCAATCTTGCGCTGCCAGTCCTCGAATGCGCGCTGGCTGGCCTTGAGCAGGTCGGCCGGGTTGAGGCCGGCGCCGGCAGCCGCGGGCTCGCCGGGGGGGGCGCTGGCGGCCGGCTCCTCGGCGGCGGGGGCGTCCGTCTTGCCGGTGGCCTCGTCGCGGCGCAGCAGCTTGTCGAGGCGGGACTCGGCCTCTTCACGGATGGAGGCCACGCGCGGGGTGACTTCCTTCTGGATGAAGCCGGAGATGGACTCGCCGGGGTGGCGGATGATTTCGCGCAGCACCGACAGCGGCATCTGGTTCTTCTTCTTCTCCTCCTCGAAGATGATCTGCGCGAGCGTGACCGAGGTCAGGTCTTCCTTCGTACGATTGTCGACAATTCGTACTTCGGTACCTTCCTTGATCATCGCGGCGATCTCATCCAGGGTGACGTACCGGCTCTCGACGGTGTCGTAGAGCTTCCGGTTCGTGTACCGCTTGATGATCTTGGGCTCCTTGCTGGGAGCGCCTGCTTGCTCGGCCTCGCTCATGTGTCTCTCCGCCCCTTTTTTGGGCTCGACTCCAAGCCACGTGCCCCGCCTGAGTCTCGCAGGGGCGAACCTCGTAGCAGAGGGGTTGGAAGCGAGCAAGCTACGAGAACCCGGCTCGCCGTGCCTCTCCGCTGCCCCTATACTCGCGCCTCCAGCCGGGCCTGCTGAATGATCGTCAAGTGCGAGCGGTGCCAGACGCGGTTCAAGATCCCCGACGAGAAGGTGACCGACAAGGGGGTCAAGGTCCGCTGCACCAAATGTCAGAACACCTTCCGGGTCTCTCGTGAGGCCGCCGCGGGTGAGGCGGGCGTGCCGCCTGCGCCCTCACCGAGCGGCGAGGCGGACCCCTTCGCTCCGTTCGGGGTCGCTCCGGACCCTCGGCACGTGGAGATAACCAAGCCGGGGTTCTTCGCCCAAGGCGTGGAGGCGACCCGGGCCTCGCCTGCCCGGCCGCCGTCTACACCCTGGAACAGTGTGGACGGAGACCTCGACACGGGGGACGGTGTCTTCCACGAGCCGACCCGCGTCGGGCCGGTGCCGCTGCCTCCCGCGGCCCGCCCACAGATGACTCCGTTCGATGCGCCCGGAGCCGAGGGCGCCGTGCCGCTTCCGGCACCCGTGGGGGCTCCGGTGGGGCCGCCTCGTCCCATGGCGACGGGGCTCTATGGCAGCGCCGTGCCTCCCTCGGAGACGCAGGGGGCCCATGCGCCGGGTGGAGCCGTGCCGCTGCCGGGCGCGGTGGCCGCCGTGCCGCTCCCGGGCGTGGCGGGGCCGAGGAGCGCGCCGCCTGCGGGTGGGGGAGCTCCCGCTGCGCCAGGGCGTGTGCCTCCCGCCGGGACTCCGGGGGGCGCGGCGCCCGCTTCGGTGACGATGTTCGGCCCGCAGAAGGCCGGGGCCCCGGCGGCAGGGGCTCTCCGGGCGGGGCAGGGGGGCGGTGTGCCCCTGCCTCCTCCAGTGCCGGACGCCGTGGCCGCGCCTCCAGGGATGGCGGCTCCCGCCGGCGGCCCTCCGCCCCATGCCCGTAGGGCCGCGCCGGCTCCGAGCCCTGCCGCTCCGCCTTCGTATGAATTGGGCGGGCCCGACCCGTTCGCGGACCTGCTCGGGGCTCCGGGGGCTTCAGCGCCTCCCACGTCCGCCGGGGCGTTTGATTTGCTGCCCTCGCCCAAGGCCCCCGGTGGGGCGCCCCCGGGCCTGTCCGCTGCCCCCAGGGGACCGGCGGCTTCCGCGCCAGCGGGCGGCGCGTTCGACCTGCTGCCTTCGCCCAAGGCTCCCGCGCCCGTCCCACCCGGCGCTCCTGGCCTGCCGGCTTCCCACGCGGCGGATGCACTTCGCCGGGCCGCGGCGCCTCCGACCTCCGCGCCCACCGGAGCGGCGGCGATGGGCCCGATGCGGCCCGCGCCGGCGGCCGCGCCCGCTTCCTTCGAGGGAGAGGACCCGTTCGGCTCCATCGACATCGATGACGCCACCGTCACCGACATCCGGCCGACGTCCCCGGCGCCCCCCGTCGGCGAGGACCCGTTCGGCTCCATCGATGTCGAGGAGTCCACCGTCACCGCCGTGCATGCGCCCCCGCCTCAGGCGGCGCCTGCCCTGGCTCCGGCCAGGGCACCCGCGAAGGCCGCCGGGCCCGCTTCCTCGGCACCGCTGCCTCCGCCCCCGGGTGAGGACCCGTTCGCGTCCATCGACCTCGGTGGCCCCAGCTCCGCCGCTCCAGCCGCGCGGCCCGCCGCGCCCGTACCTCCGGCAGCGCAGTCGGGCCGGGCTCCCGCTTCGTCCGCGCCGGCAGACTCCTTCGACCTCACCGCCGACGCGGACCCGTTCGGCGAGCACGCCGGCATGCAGCCCACCGACACCGGCCGCGCCGCGCTGCTCGGGACGCCGCCTCCGGCCTCCGACGGCTTCAACGACCTGTCCGCGCCGACGGATGCCGGCACGGGCTCGCTGTTGGCGGACATTCCCCCGGTGGAGGAGGCCCAGGAGTTCAGCGTCACCCTCGGCAAGATTGGCGTGCACGGCGCCGTCGAGGTGCTGCCCGACCTGGGCTCCGTGCCGGCCGCGCCTGCCGTCACCGTGGCCCGGCCCACCGCCCGGCCCGAGGACGTCGGCATCCCCCAGAGCCGGCCGCCGAGCCGCGCTCGCAAGGTCACCGCGCTCATCGCCAACCTCGTGGTGGCCGCCGTGCTCGTGGTGGCCTTCGCCGCCGTGGGCCGCGTGTACCTGCGCGAGGGCCGCGTGGACCTGTCCGTGCTCTCACCGGACAGCCTGCGCACGCTCATCGTCCCGTCGGCCCGGCCACTCGTGGCCCTGGACGTGACGAACGCCCTCTACGACACGAAGTCCGGCCGCCCGCTCTTCATCGTCCGGGGCGAGGCGGAGAACCGCTCCGGCGCCGCCACCCGCATCCGCGTGCGCGCCGCGCTCTTCGACGGCAGCCAGCGCGTGCGCTCCGCCGAGGCGCTCGCGGGCACGCTGCCCACGCCCGAGGAGCTCTACGCCATCGGCAACTTGGACGCGGCCACAGCGCTCAGCCAGCGCCTGGACGCGGCCGCCACCGCCGTGGCCCCTGGCGCGAAGGTGCCCTTCCTCGTTGTGTTCCAGGAGTACCCGGCGGACCTCGGCGGTTTCCGGCTGGAAGTCACCCTGGAGCCGGTGCCGGCCGCGAATGCGGAGGCCGGCGGCCGCACGGAGTAAGCCACGATGCCCACCCCGGACGAGGCCCGCACCGTCGCCCGCTTCCTCCACGCCCTCAGCGGCGGCCCCGAGGTTCGCCGCAAGGCCGCCGCGCGCGAGCTGGCCCGGAGAGACCCGCTCGACGCCAACGAGCTGGTGGGTGACCTCATCTCCCTGGCCCGGGGCGGCTGGGCGCCCGCCTCCTGCGTGCTGCCCGACTTCATGGCCGCGCTGGAGCAGGAGGCCGAGCACATCCCCCACGTCGAGGCCCTGCGCCGGCTCGCGCACGTGCAGTCGCTCGACGCGGTGGCGGACCTCTTCGCGCAGGGGCCCGCGCAGATGGAGATGGACGCGGATGCCGCCGCGCGCGCGGACGCCAACGCCTTCTCGCAGTCGCTCGGCCACCTCAAGCAGCAGGCGCGCCTCACGAAGGACCCGGACACGCTGTCCCGCCTGGCCACCGTCAGCAACCCGTCCGTCCTGCGCAACGTGCTCATCAACCCGCGCCTCACCGAGGACCTGGTGGTGCGCATCGCCGCCCGCAGGCCCGCCAGGCCCGAGCCGCTCATCGAAATCTGGAAGTCGCCGCGCTGGTCCGTGCGCCACGGCGTGCGCCGGGCGCTCGTGCTCAACCCGTACCTGCCGCCGGAGATTGGGGCGAAAATCGTCCCGCTGCTGAGCGCCACGGACCTGCGAGAGCTCGTCGCCAGCAGCAACCTGCACCCGGCCCTGCGCGAGCAGGCCTCTCGGCTGCTGGCCGAGTCTCCGGCCGTGCGTCAGGTGTCCGACAGCCCGGCCCCGGCGAGGCGCCCCGGCCCCCACGGACTGGACTGAGCGAAGCGGGAAGCGCGCGGCCTACCGGCGGCGCGGCGAGTTCGAGTCGGTGAACTCGGCGTCGGTGCTGCCCCGGCGCGGCGGGCCCAGCGACTTCGCATTGCCGTCCACGAGGTCCTCACCCTTCGAGGCCTTCTTGAACGAGTAGACGAACTTGCCCACGGCATTGCCGAGCTGACCCATGCGGGCGGCCGAGAAGACCACCAGCAGGATGAAGCCGAGGACGATGATTTCTCCGAGGCCGAGGCCCAGCATGGTGCGGGCACAGTGCAGCAAAGGGCCGGGGGAGGCAAGCCGCCCGTCCACCTCTGGACGCGGCCGCTCGCACCGTTGCTGCGCGGAAGGCCCGTCCGTCGCAGACTGGCCCCATGCTCCTGCTTGCCCACCGCGGCGCCAGCGCCGATGCCCCGGAGAACACCCTCGACGCCTTCGCCGAGGCCGCCCGCCAGGGGGCGGACGGTGTGGAGCTGGACGCCATGGTGTGCGGCTCGGGCGAAGTCGTCGTCTGCCACGACGAGCGCCTGGAGCGGCTCGCGCGCCTGCCCTGGGAGGTGAGGGCCACGCCGTGGTGGAAGCTCCAGCGCGCCGACGTGGGCTCGCCGCTGGGCTTCGCGCCCGCCCGCATTCCGCTGCTGGAGGAGGTGCTGGAGGCGCTGCCCGCGCACTTCCTCGTCAACATCGAGCTGAAGTGCGAGCGCTTCGACGACGGTGGCCTCGCGAAGAAGGTGGCGGAGCTCGTCCACCGGCGCGGGCTGGCCGAGCGCGTCGTCTGCTCCAGCTTCAACCCGGTGTGCCTCTTCCGCCTCGCCGCCGTCGCGCCCGAGCTGCGCCGGGGCTTCCTCATCGACCCGGACAAGCCCTGGGCCGTGCAGGCGTACGGGGTGAGCCCGCTGGTGTCCTCGCACTCCGTCCACCCCTTCCACGAGGCGTGCACCCCGGAGCGCGTGGCCGCGTGGCGCAAGTCCCACCTGCGCGTGGCCGCGTGGACGGTGGATGACTCCACACGCGCCGCCGCGCTGGAGCGGATGGGCGTCAGCTACCTCATCACCAACCGCCCCGGCGCCGTGCGAGCTGCGCTCAGGGCCGCGGCATAGGTGAGGCGCCCCGGCGCCGTGCGAGCAGCGCTCAGGGCCGCCGCGCAGCAGAGGCCTGGAAGTCGCGGCATAGGTGAGGCGCCCCGGCGCCGTGCGAGCAGCACTCGGGGCGGCAGCGAAGGTGCGGTGCCCTGGCTCCATGCGCGAGGCCCTCAGGGCCGTCGCGCAGGCAGGAGGCTCAGAAGTCCAGGCCGAGCGTGGTGTTGAAGGCGAACACCGCCGGCACGCCGACCGTCTCCCCGGAGTCCGGGTCCGGCTGCACGCTGCCCGTGCGCGTCAGCGACAGCTCCGCGCCCAACTGCAGCACGCCGCCAATGAAGCGCACGCCGCCGTACAGGCGCTGGTTCATGTTGTCGCCGAAGGACACCTTCTTGTACTCGGCCGTGTCCTCCAGCGCCGCGCGCGAGTTGTCCGCCGTGGAGTCCTCGAAGGAGCGCGTCGGATTGAAGTCGAGCCGGCTGCTGGTGGCGCCCACGAAGCCCAGGTCCAGTCCGCCGTAGGGCGTCAGGGTAATCATGCCGCCCAGGGGGAACTGCTTGCCCACGCCGAAGTCCAGGCCCAGCACCGTCAGGCTCAGGTCCTTCGCGCCGAACAGGTGCGTGACGTGCCCGCGCACGCCGATGTCCGGCAGCCACGTGAAGCCCTCGTTGACGGCCCACTTCACCTCGCCGGTGCCCACCACCTGGCTGCTCTTCTCAATCCAGCCCACGCGTCCGCCCAACTCCAGCGAGAAGGGCAGGCCCTTGCGCACGTGGAAGGAGGGGATGAGCACCGTGGAGGGCTGCGCGCTCTCCGTGGGGATGAGGATGCTGTCCGGCAGCGACACCACGGACAGCTCCGCGTTGACGGCCCAGGCCGAGTGGCCCGTCGTCTCCGGCGGCATCAGGTTGACGGAGGTGATGGCCGCGCCCATGACGCGCGCGAAGGCCTGGAAGTCCGCGTTGGCGGACAACTTGAAGTTCAGCTCCCCCTGGTCCGGGTTGCCGAACTGGTAGACCTGCAGGTCGTTGGCGTCCGCGTACGCCGTCGTCCCTGAAGCAAAGGCCGCAAGGACCAGCCACCGACTGAACGTCCGCATTCGAGTCACCGCCTCCGGGGGCGCTCGACCGGCCGGGGGGCGCCCAACGCGTCGGACGCTAACGCCTGCCCGCGAGGAGCGTCAACAAAACGGGCGGCCCCTCCCGAAGGAAGAGCCGCCCGGTGTCAGGCGGAAGCGCCGTGAAGCCCGCGGCCTACTGCGGCTGCGGCTTCACCGTCGTGGCGGAGGTGCCCGGCGCCGCAATCTTCTGCGCCACCTCCGCCGGACGGCGGCGGATGACCAGCGTGCGGCGGCTGGCGAAGTCGGTGTCCTCGCGGGCCACCACCAGCACGTTGTTGTTGCCCTCCTTGAGCGCGAACTCGGTGGAGAACTTCAGCGTGTTCGGCTCGCCGCCCTTCGGGTCCACGCCCTTGAAGTAGACCTTCTGGTCATTCACCAGCACGTAGACGTCCAGCAGGCCGTTGGGGTCGTTCACCGCGCCAGAGAGCGTGAACTTCTCCCCGTTGGCCACGAGGCCACCGGCGGCTGGGTCCACGTCCAGGCGGATGTCCGGCGGACGGTGCTGCGTGGCCCACGCCAGCTTCGGCGCGGTGGCGCGGCCCGCCGTCTTCTGCTCGCGCGCGTCCTGCGTGCGCACGAAGGCGAAGCGGTCCTTCTCCAGCTCCACGCGGTAGAAGCCCTTGGTGATGGCCTCGACGGGCAGCACCGTGGCCCCGGTGAGCTTCGCCACCGGGCGGGCCTCCGCCATCGGAGCGCTGAAGAGCTCCGCCTTGTCGCTCACC comes from Pyxidicoccus parkwaysis and encodes:
- a CDS encoding ParA family protein, translating into MRRIAFINEKGGTGKTTLAVNTAAWLAREKGLRVLLVDLDTQGHAGKVLGVDVRTLPRNVFHLLTDEAVRFEDVVRRSAVDGLDVLPAYKEMADFPLMVAPDARRAHRLADRLQAAQGAGYDAIVFDAPPSMGLTTRNILVAATEVVVPVALTYLALDGCAELADTVRQVGEAEGRPALRVTKVVPTLYRKTALAEAILERLKTYFPDALAATPLGFDVKVDEAQSHGKTIWEYAPGSRGARMLAAIAAELHGGPAPRKKKGRAPKLA
- a CDS encoding zinc-ribbon domain-containing protein, whose amino-acid sequence is MIVKCERCQTRFKIPDEKVTDKGVKVRCTKCQNTFRVSREAAAGEAGVPPAPSPSGEADPFAPFGVAPDPRHVEITKPGFFAQGVEATRASPARPPSTPWNSVDGDLDTGDGVFHEPTRVGPVPLPPAARPQMTPFDAPGAEGAVPLPAPVGAPVGPPRPMATGLYGSAVPPSETQGAHAPGGAVPLPGAVAAVPLPGVAGPRSAPPAGGGAPAAPGRVPPAGTPGGAAPASVTMFGPQKAGAPAAGALRAGQGGGVPLPPPVPDAVAAPPGMAAPAGGPPPHARRAAPAPSPAAPPSYELGGPDPFADLLGAPGASAPPTSAGAFDLLPSPKAPGGAPPGLSAAPRGPAASAPAGGAFDLLPSPKAPAPVPPGAPGLPASHAADALRRAAAPPTSAPTGAAAMGPMRPAPAAAPASFEGEDPFGSIDIDDATVTDIRPTSPAPPVGEDPFGSIDVEESTVTAVHAPPPQAAPALAPARAPAKAAGPASSAPLPPPPGEDPFASIDLGGPSSAAPAARPAAPVPPAAQSGRAPASSAPADSFDLTADADPFGEHAGMQPTDTGRAALLGTPPPASDGFNDLSAPTDAGTGSLLADIPPVEEAQEFSVTLGKIGVHGAVEVLPDLGSVPAAPAVTVARPTARPEDVGIPQSRPPSRARKVTALIANLVVAAVLVVAFAAVGRVYLREGRVDLSVLSPDSLRTLIVPSARPLVALDVTNALYDTKSGRPLFIVRGEAENRSGAATRIRVRAALFDGSQRVRSAEALAGTLPTPEELYAIGNLDAATALSQRLDAAATAVAPGAKVPFLVVFQEYPADLGGFRLEVTLEPVPAANAEAGGRTE
- a CDS encoding ArsA family ATPase encodes the protein MSTTALASALADKRVLICVGSGGVGKTTAAAALALRAAVDGRKSLVCTIDPAKRLANSLGLTGLGNAETQVPATALEPLGVHARAPLFAMMLDMKQTWDDLITRVAPPDQRERILSNRFYQSLSTALAGSQEYISMEKLWELRRRNSHELIVLDTPPTAHALDFLDAPNRVLDFLDNEAAKWLLAPALKAGKLGLSLFNRSGYVMRALARFTGTEMLQELSNFMLSISSMNEGFRERARGVRQLLEDPSTGFVLVTSPHPERMDEAIHFHTLLKQHRMEVVALVVNRVHPMPPEALWTDAATLTPTRRAKVEETLRELQVLAEQDSAGITQLQTACPGVPIIQVPRFELDVHDITALWRTGRYLLGDESLP
- a CDS encoding ArsA family ATPase, whose amino-acid sequence is MAGLLDKRLWIVSGKGGVGKSTVAAALALASARAGRKTLVCEVNTQERVSRFLERPAAGPEVTLLEDNLWAVDVRPQEAMREYGLMVLRFETLYKTVFENRLVRYFLRFIPSLQELVLLGKIMYHLQETGPDGRPCFDTIVMDAPATGHAISFLSVPQVLVQTVPPGPMSREAQKMRDLLVDPAVTAAVLVALPEEMPVNEALELHAALRDKVNIRTHAAVLNQAFPERFTEADLEALLGHPELHAVAKAHHDRAAQAVLAGTKLERNLHAPLFTVPRLFTPEFGRDAIEQVMGHLEPLVTGEM
- a CDS encoding glycerophosphodiester phosphodiesterase encodes the protein MLLLAHRGASADAPENTLDAFAEAARQGADGVELDAMVCGSGEVVVCHDERLERLARLPWEVRATPWWKLQRADVGSPLGFAPARIPLLEEVLEALPAHFLVNIELKCERFDDGGLAKKVAELVHRRGLAERVVCSSFNPVCLFRLAAVAPELRRGFLIDPDKPWAVQAYGVSPLVSSHSVHPFHEACTPERVAAWRKSHLRVAAWTVDDSTRAAALERMGVSYLITNRPGAVRAALRAAA
- a CDS encoding polyhydroxyalkanoate synthesis regulator DNA-binding domain-containing protein produces the protein MSEAEQAGAPSKEPKIIKRYTNRKLYDTVESRYVTLDEIAAMIKEGTEVRIVDNRTKEDLTSVTLAQIIFEEEKKKNQMPLSVLREIIRHPGESISGFIQKEVTPRVASIREEAESRLDKLLRRDEATGKTDAPAAEEPAASAPPGEPAAAGAGLNPADLLKASQRAFEDWQRKIDERVKHVVENLTGNLPALGRDMASLTQRLEELEKKLEQVEQQKKQQP
- a CDS encoding twin-arginine translocase TatA/TatE family subunit, whose amino-acid sequence is MLGLGLGEIIVLGFILLVVFSAARMGQLGNAVGKFVYSFKKASKGEDLVDGNAKSLGPPRRGSTDAEFTDSNSPRRR